One Cryptomeria japonica chromosome 9, Sugi_1.0, whole genome shotgun sequence genomic window carries:
- the LOC131073728 gene encoding membrane protein PM19L codes for MGLRIVKSLAGFLVLLNLCMYVTVAAIAGWALNKAIDHHYVTGPKSSVPVGFSFSPLPFPMGNEATGFTVIFSLIAGAVGTASCLSGLHHLRVWTAESLASTASSAITAWALTLLAMGLACKEIHLHSRSPTLIALEAFIIILSATKLFYMMVIHVGFFAGNYFSCGEKDVSTTTAEPLKENTLKA; via the exons aTGGGTTTGAGAATAGTGAAATCTTTGGCTGGATTTTTGGTGCTCCTGAATTTGTGCATGTATGTGACTGTTGCTGCCATTGCTGGTTGGGCACTCAATAAGGCTATTGACCATCATTATGTTACTG GACCCAAAAGTAGTGTACCAGTGGGCTTCTCATTTTCACCATTGCCTTTCCCCATGGGGAATGAAGCCACTGGTTTTACGGTCATATTTTCCCTGATAGCTGGAGCTGTAGGAACAGCTTCATGTCTTTCAGGGCTCCATCATCTAAGAGTGTGGACAGCAGAGAGCTTGGCTTCAACTGCTTCATCTGCCATCACAGCTTGGGCTCTTACTCTTCTTGCCATGGG GTTGGCATGCAAAGAGATCCATTTACATAGCAGAAGTCCAACGCTG ATCGCTTTGGAAGCCTTCATAATCATTCTGTCCGCAACAAAATTGTTTTACATGATGGTCATCCATGTTGGGTTTTTTGCTGGAAATTACTTTTCTTGTGGAGAGAAAGATGTTAGCACCACTACTGCAGAGCCTCTAAAAGAAAACACACTTAAAGCTTAA